The Caldicellulosiruptor obsidiansis OB47 genome segment TTTTTGCACAAATGTTTCTCTATCAAGAATTCCAGCATTCCACAAGTGGTTTAGCCATCTGAAGTACTCTTTTTCAATTGGTCTTTTATAATGCCTAATTACCTTTAATGTCTTAGGATCAACATAAAACTCTCCATCATCTGGAGCACCTGTTGCCTGGAAAGCAGGATTTGTAACAGAAATAACTGTTCGCCAATCATCTGCTGAAAGTGTTAGCGGAATTGTTGGAAGTCCCTCTGTAGTAGGATGTTTTTTCCAGTACTTGACTATTGCATCCTCAAAGTCTTTTATTGTTCTTATTCTTGGATAATTTTGTTCAATTACTACTCTGTGCTGAACCATAAAGCCACCATTCACGTCGAGAGTAGCATCATTATCTGTTGTGATACCCAAGCAATAAATGTGCGGATCCTGTGGGCTCCATCTGAGTCTCTTGAGGTTTTTACCATATGCTTTTTTGATATTTGGCCCATATTTTTCAATTAAACTATCTAACTGAACAACACCACCGGCATTTTTTAGAAGTTGTAAATCACCTTTTGCATATACCAAATCCGGATAATCACCGCTTGCTGCCATAAGCTGAAGTTTTTGTTGACCTGCGCCTGCAGAAATTGCATATTCAATCTTTAATGTAACACCTGTAAGCTCTTTTATCTTTTGTGCAACTGGAGATTTAAAACCATCATCATTTGGATTTGTCTCAGCACTATACATGGTCAAAGTAATCGGATTTTTAGCCTCAGATGTTGGTTTTAGAGGCTTTATGAGCTTAGAACTTCCAGCATTACTTATAAAACAGTTACTTAGAATAAAACTAACAATAACAAGCATAGAAACAACTACAAAAAATTTTTTTGAAACTTTCATAGCCTTTCAATCCTCCCTCTTCCTATTTCTTTTATTTATTTTAAGCTGGAATAACCAGCTTAAAATCAAAATTATTACTAATTTTTAACTTTTTACTGCACCTATCGTCATGCCATGGATGAAATATCTCTGAACAAATGGGTACACAAGCAATATGGGTAGAGTAACAATAATTGTCATTGCCATTCTCAATGAATGTGGTGTGACTTTCATTGTCCTGTTGGGATCAAGATTACTATAATAGTCTACTTGAGAAGATGCAGTTGCATTGGACAAAATTTTCTGTAGTTCATACTGTAAGGTGGTAAGTTTAGGTTCACTTGAACAATACAGATATGTATCAAACCATGAGTTCCAGTGTCCAACTGCAATAAATAAACTTATTGTTGCAATAACAGGAGCACAAAGAGGTAATATTATTCTCCAAAATATCAAAAAGTCATTCGCTCCATCTATCATTGCTGATTCTTCTAAATCTGGCGGAATTCCTTCCATATATGACTTTATAACAATAACATTAAAAGGACTTATAAGACCAGGAAGAATATACACTAAAAAGTTATTCATAAGTCCAAGTCCTCTTACCAACATGTAGTCAGGGATCAAGCCTCCACCTACGTACATAGTAATAATAAACATTATAGCAACTGGTCTTCTTGCAATAAAATCCTTCCTGTTTATAACATAGGCAACCATAGCAGTTGACAAAACACCTATTGCAGTGCCAATAACTGTTCTTAGCACAGTTATCATAACAGCCCAAGGAATTTGAGGATAGTTTAATGTTTCTGTATAGTTTACTAAAGTAAATTTTCGTGGAAATATTGTAATTCCACCTTTAACTGTATCATAAGGATCATTTAGTGATACAGCTAAAACATGTAAAAAGGGATAGAGAGTGATAACAGCTAAAATTATCATTAATAGGTAATTAAATATTTCAAAAACCACATCCCCAGCTGTCTTCTTTTTCACTTCAAAATGCCTCCTTTGAGTCAAATTTTCTTCTTTTACATCATTCGATATCCAGTTGCCTTTTTAGAAAACCAATTAGCAAAAATAAGTAGAATCAAGCTCACCACTGACTTGAAAACACCTGCAGCTGTTCCAAACGAATATCTGCCTGTACCTATACCATATGTAAGTATATAAAGGTCAATTACATCAGCAACATCTCTTGTTGCAGCTGTTCTTAAAAGAAATTGCTTTTCAAACCCTATGTTTATTATGTTTCCTATACTTAAAATCAAAAGAACTATGACTGTTGGCATTATACCAGGCAAAGTTATGTTTATCATCTTTCTGAATCTTCCAGCACCATCAACTGTTGCAGCTTCATATAACTCAGGATTTATTGACGTGATAGCTGCCAAGTATATAATCGTGTTCCAACCAAGTTCTTTCCAAATATCAGAAAATGTAACTATCCACCAAAAATACCGGGGATCAGCCATGAACATCACCGGGTAGTTTGTGAGATGAAATTTTTGTAATATTTGATTTATAACACCGCTTGGCGAGAGAATTTCGCTCACTAAACTTGCTACAACAACCCATGAAACAAAATGTGGAAGATATGAAATTGTCTGAACAGTTCTCTTAAATACTATATTTTTTATTTCATTCAAAAGCAAAGCTAATATTATTGGCAATGGAAAGCCAAATATTAATCCCATAAAGCTCATAACTAAGGTATTTCTCATAGCCTTATAAAAATCAGGGTCCTGAAACATCTCAATAAACCACTTAAATCCAACCCATTCTTGACTCCAAATAGGTTTGCCAGGTTTATAATCCTGAAACGCCATAATCCAACCCCACAGAGGGATATATCTAAAAACTATAAGCCATATTATAAAAGGAAAAATCATAAGGATTAAATATCTTTGTCGCCACAACTTCTTTGTAAGTTTTGCACTGTTCATTTTTTGCCCTCCAAATTTTGATCAAAACTCACTGCTGTATCAATAATGAATTTTAAAAGGAAAAACAAAATAATGATACCCTATTTTTTTGACATCTTGTACCCTGTAGTTTAGACATTAATTTAAAGATAAAGGAAGAAAGCAAAAATGAAAAATAAAGCCTTTTTAAATGTTTTAGTCTTTTTTGTGATTATATCACTTGTAATTGGAATAAGGTGCGTGGAACAAAAAAATTATTTCTTCGAAACAAAATAGTAAAATCAAATTGCTTTCGCGTATGAAAACGCCGAAAACTCTACAAGCATACAACACAATGAGGATAAATCTGCCAAACCAAAAGTTGAAATATTATATAACAAAATACAAGCACTTGGTAGTGCAGTTGCTGATTACTATTATTCTATGAACAAAACTATTGAAAAAAATCTTACCCCAAACGATAACTTAGAAACAATAAAACTAAAAGAAAAGTTAAAAATTATAAAACCATTTGTAGAAGAATGGTCCAAGCTTTTAAACGAACTTAAAGAGAATCCACAAAATTGAAAAAGTATTTGGCAAAAATATAAACAATTGCATATAGAAACAGGTGCTTTAATTTCTTCTCTTGAATATATTTCTGAATTCAAGAAAAAAGTATTTTTCGGAACACCAGAAGGGAAAAAGTTAGCAGAACAAAATCACCTTGCCGAAGAAGATATCAATAATTTACAGGACGAATATTATAAACTTTTAGAACAAAAGAAAAAAGAACTTACTGAATAGCTTGATGATTTGAAAGAAAAAACAAAATTGTTGAGTAAATTCAAAAATATAAAACTAAAGAATGGTAAATTTTGTTTGGATTAAAAACTCAGAAAATATGTTAAAAAGGGCTGTCCTGAAAACACTGGATAGCTTCTTTTTTGCAATATAGATAAGAATTCCAAAATTTATTTAGATGAACTTTTTTGTAAATAAACATAAATATTTTATTTCTTTATTTGTTCTTTATATTCTTTTGGTGAAAGTCCTACATATTTTTTAAACTTTGAACAGAAATAATCAACGTCATCAAATCCAACTTTTTTACTTGTTTCGCATACCTTATATCCTTCCTTCAAAAAGGCTTTTGCTTTTTCTATTCGCACTTTATCTAAATATATTGTAAAGTTTTCTCCAAATATCTTTTTGAATAGTTTACTAAAATATGAACTGTTGTATCCAAATGCATTGGCAATTATTTCTAATTTTATATCTGCAAAATAGTTTTTTTCTATGAATTCAGCAATTTTTCTTTTAAAGCTCTTAGGATCTATTTTACTGATTTCATCTGCCAAAGATACAAAATAGAACTTTATTAAACTTTTTAATTCTGTTAATGTCTGTTGCATATAAAGGTTTTTTAAAATCTCCCGACAAAGATACTTTTCAACAACAGGCTTATATAAATTGTCTTGTAACAATTTATATAATGTTTCAATATAAAAGTTTAAAAAATTTATTTTTACATCTTCTTCAGACATATCGCTATACAAAAGGTTTTCAGTTTTCTTTTCAAGTATCTGATTAATACTGTCAAATCCATTTAGAACAATAGCCATTACCAATTTTTCAATATATTCTTTATCGTTAAATTTATTTTCCCTATTTTTTTCATATTCCTTACATTCTCCTATGTAAATAATTCCTTTATACCCCAGCAAAAATCTGTTTTCAAGAAGCCTATTTGCTTCCTCAAATGATTTTTTAATAAGATTATAGTCATTCACTTCACTCCCAATTGAGATTATTACTTGACTTCCCGCAATTCTCATTAAGTTTTCTTTTAAAATGTTAATACTTTTGCTATTGAATGGATACCAAAAATCTTTGAAAAGTATGCATATATGATTGTTAACAACAGTAGTATATCCACACTTATTTCTTTTTAAAAATCCATCCACTTCGCTCTTAAAACGAAAAATCCTATCTTCCATAAACTTTTGATTACCCTTGTTATAAAATGTTACTATTGCAACCTGGTATTTTTTCCACGGAAGTGAAAGTTTATAAAAACCATTAAAATAGTCTATTTCATTAGCTTCAAATGTCCCCAGCAAAAGTTTTTCTATTACTTTTTCCAAACCAAGTTCTTGAGTTGTATGCATCATTTTTTGAAGTTCAATTTCCTGGCTAATTTTTTGTTTTACCTTCTCTAACTTCTGCTGAAGTAAATACGGGTCAACAGGTTTTAGCAAATAACTTTCAACACCAAGTTCAATTGCTTCTTTTGCATATTCAAATTCAGAATACCCTGAAATAATTATAATTTTTGTATTCACTTTTTCCTCTTTTAACTTGTTTATTAGCGTAAGCCCATCTATTCCGGGTATTCTAATATCAATCAAAGCAACCTCAGGTTTAAATTTTTTTATTTTTTCCAATCCTTCTATTCCATCTTGAGCAGTAGCGACAACCTCAAACCCCAGAGATTCCCAATCAATAATTTTTTGAAGACCTTCTAAAATAATAGGCTCATCGTCAATTAAAATTGTCTTTAGCATAACCTCTTTCACCTCTTTGGAATTTGAATTTTCACATTTGTGCCTTTACTAAGTTCACTATCTATATAAATTCTTGCCTCATCCCCATAAAACAGTCTCAGTCTATGATAAACATTTTTTAGTCCTACATGACTTTTGTCTTTTCCATCTAAAGAACTTAAAAGCTCTTCAAGCTTTTCCTTTGACATTCCAACTCCATTGTCCGCTACAATTATCTTTATCACTTCATCTTCTTCAAATACTTTAACTTCAATACTTCCTTTACCTATCATAGGTTCTATGCCATGTCTGATAGAATTTTCTACAAGTGGCTGGATAATAAATGGAAGCACTTTTGAAGAAAAGAGATTTTCCTGAACTTCAATTTTGTAATTTATTTTATCTCCAAATCGAAACTTTTGAATTTCTAAAAACTCCTTAACAATTTCAATTTCTTTTTCCAAAGATATTAAATCTGTTGTCATCTCAAGGCTTTTTCTTAGTAGATCACTCAATAAATAAACAACATGAGCTATTTCATGTTGACCAGTACAAAATGCTTTCATCCTGATAGATTCAAGAGTATTGAATAAAAAATGAGGATTTATCTGATTACAAAGCATTTCAAGCTGGATTTCTCTTTGTTTTGCTATTATTTGTTGTTTTTGAATTTCTGCAAGATATACCTGGTCAATTAGATTTTTGATATTTTTCGCCATTGTTTTTATATTTTCTGTGAGCTGTCCTATTTCATCATTGCCTAAAATATTTATCTGTGCATCTAAATTGCCATGCGATATTTCATTTACTTTTTTATTTAATATTGCTATTCTATCTGTTATTAGCTTAGAGAATAAGAGCATAAGCAGAAGTGAAACCAGTAAATTAATAAGTATAAGTCCAAATGTAATAAAAGTTATTCTGTTAACACTTTCAAATATTTTTTTCTTCGAGAAAAATGAAATAATTTTAAGGAAGCTATTCCCACTTTCACTTGCACTAATTGTACCTAAAATTGCCATTGTTCTTTGGTTATAGATATTGAAATTTTTAAAAAAACAATCATCTTCTAAGGACAAGTCAAAATTTAGTCTTTTGCCAATAAGTTTTTCATCCTTTGCTACAACAACAACTTTATCATCGTTAACTACAAGAGTGTTTAAATGAAGTGATAATATTTCTTCAAGTTTTTCTTTCTTTATATAAATCACCATTACACCTATTTTTTCTCCATAAGAATTTTTTATTAGTCTGATCAAACTGAAATAATACTGTGGACGAAATGGATTCTCATCATAAACAAGGTCCCATAAAATTTTTCCATCACCTTTTATCGCTTTTTTAAACCATTTCTGAGCTTTAATGTGCTGGTCAACCTTTATAATTTCGCCTGTATCAAGCAATGTGGGATTAAATGCAAAAATTTTTATTGCATAAATATTTCTGTGGTAAATAGACATAAGATTGGAAAGTTCTGTATATGAATTATAATCATAATAAATCTCAGATATATCTTTATATTCTGTTGAAAGTATATTCAAGAGTTTTTTATCAAGATATAACTTATTAGAAATATCAACCGCATTCTGTACAATATCCATAAGTTTGATTTTTACATCCTCAACATTTTTTCTCGTGTCTTTGATAGCATTTTCTAAAGCAATTGCTCTGAGGTTTAAAAAAAGAATAATCCCCAAAATAGTTTGGGGAATTAAAGCAGAAATCACAAATGCCAATATGAACTTTTTCTTTATTTTCAAATTTACAAAAAAGAATCTCATTTTTATCTCACCTATTTGATTTCTTTAATTTTAATTATATATTTTGTCAATATTCAACAACGCCTCTTTACTTGCTACTTCTAAAATTACTTCACTACCATTATCTTTTTGATTTACAATTGCATTAAACTGAGACTTTAATCCAAGTCCATGGAAAAAAAGTCTCCACGGCTTTTGAGAATCTTTCAATACAGTTATTAAAATTTTACCATTGTTTCTTTTTACTTCTAATTCAAGTTCTGTTTCGCCACTTACATTATTTACAACCACACAAGCTACTTTTCCATCTTCCAATTCATAAACATTCAAAGTCACATTGTTCACATAATCATAATCAGGTCTTGCGTCACAACTTCCTATTGGAATTATCGAATTCGGTCTTGCCAAAAGTGGAAGGCTAAAATAGCCATGTTTTTCCTCTCTCCATCTGCCACCAACAACTTTCTCTCCAGTCAATATATTTGTCCATGTTCCCTCTGGAACATAATACTTAACTTTACCATTTGTTGAGAAAACTGGAGCAACTAAGAGGCTGTCTCCAAGCATATATTGTCTATCAAGGTATTCGCATGCTGGGTCATCTGGAAACTCTAATACCATAGGTCTTAAGACTGGAATTCCCTTTTCTACCGTTTCTTTAGCCTTTGCAAAGATATAAGGCATAAGTCTACATTTTAGCTTTGTAAAAAACCTCAAAACATCTACTGCTTCATCGTCATAAAGCCATGGAACTTTATAGGCAGAATTTCCATGAAGTCTGCTATGGGAAGACAAAAGCCCAAATGCAACCCATCTTTTATAAAGATCTGGAGTTGCCGTGCTCTCAAAACCTGCTATATCATGACTCCAAAAACCAAATCCGCAAAGTGAAAGTGAAAGACCTCCTCTTAGTGTCTCTGCCATGGACTCATATGAAGCCAAACAATCTCCGCCCCAGTGCACAGGGAATTTTTGACTTCCAGCTGTTGCAGACCTCGCAAAGACAACTGCCTCTCCTTTGCCAAGAACTTCTTCCAATATTTCATATACCTTCTTGTTGTAAAGATAAGTGTAGTAATTGTGCATCTTTTCAGGGTCAGAACCATTAAAGTATACAACATCTGTTGGAATTCTCTCGCCAAAATCTGTCTTAAAACAATCTACTCCCATTTTAATTAACTCTTTGAGCTTTTCTGAATACCACTTGCAAGCCTCCGGGTTTGTAAAATCAACAATAGCCATTCCAGGTTGCCAATCATCTGTCTGCCAAATATCCCCATTGGCTTTTTTTAAAAAATATCCTTTTTCTTTTCCCTCATCAAAAAGTTTCGAAAGTTGAGACACATAAGGATTTATCCAAACACAAATCTTAATTCCCTTTTCTTTTAAACCATTTAGCATCTTGAAAGGTTCTGGAAAGACCCTTTTATCCCATTCAAAATCAACCCAGTGCATATCCTTCATCCAGAAACAGTCAAAGTGAAATACATGAAGAGGAATATCTCTTTCAAGCATTCCATCTATAAAGCTTGTAACTGTCTTTTCATCATAATTCGTGATAAAAGAGGTTGTAAGCCACAGTCCGAAAGACCAAGCTGGTGGAAGTTTTGGTCGACCAGTAAGTTTTGTGTAATTTTCTAAAACATTTTTCATGTTACTACCACCGATTATAAAATACTCTAAATACTCACCTTTCACAGAAAATTGAACTCTCTCAACATTCTCAGAGGCAACCTCAAATGACACACGCCCCGGATCATTTACAAAAACTCCATAACCACGGTTTGTGATATAAAAAGGAATGTTCTTGTAAGCCTTCTCAGAAATGGTTCCACCATCTTCATTCCAAATATCAACTGTCTGCCCATTCTTAACAAAAGGGGTAAATCTCTCACCCAGCCCATAAACACACTCGCCAACACCCAAAGAAAGCTGTTCCCTCATGTAAGTAGTATTATCAGACATGATTGCATAACCAAGATACTTATAACCATTTTTTGTTAGATATTTGTCTTCATAGTAATATGTTACTCCCCATTCGCCTTTTTTATTAATGGTGGCTTTGAGCTTCCCACTTGTTATTACTATAGTATCCGAAGAATCTTCTATCAAAGGACAATATCCTTCTTCTTTATAAAATTCAAAATATGGCTTTTTATCCATTTGCCCTTTGTAGTGCCAAATTTGCACTCTTATAATATCCTCAAACGGCGAAGAAAATCGCATAGTGAAAACAGGCCCTTGTAAAGTTTGACCTCGATTTGTGATAAATTGAGCTGGCGCATACACAGTAACAGAATCTCTTGTCACTTCATAATCATATAAATGAGCTGGATGATATAATCTCACTCCTTCCTTGACACGCCAAAAACCTTCTGTGAATTTCATTTTAACAATCCCTCTCCTTTTAGAATAAAAAAATTATTGCTTTGTAAAGAGATGAAGAACAATCAAGTGTTATTATACAATGCTTTTTATATTACTTCTCATACTCTTTTGCAAAAAAGTATAAATACTTTGCTTTGAGCAATTGAAAGTTAAGTTTTAACTTTTTATATTTTCTTGTACTTGAATGGAGTTGTGCCCACATACTCTTTAAAAACCTTTATAAAATAACTTACACTGTTAAAACCTACTTCAAATGCAATTTCAGAAATACTCATGTCTGTATTTTTGATAAGCTCTATTGCTTTTTCAACCCTGAATTTGTTTATGTAATCAACCGGTGTGAGATGAGTAATTTCCTTGAAAAGACGACAAAAATAGAATTTGCTTAGGTTTGAAACTTTTGCTAACATGTCAATATCAAGTTCAGATGAATAGTTTAAATTTATATAATCAAGTGCAGATTTTATCCTCTCAATTTTTAAATCAAATTCTCTGTCAGTAGTATCTGTTATAATATAGCCTCTATTAAAAAGATGATAAAATATAGTATATAAATAGCCCTTTACCAAAAGTTCATAACCTTTTGGCTTTTCTTTCCACACTGTTATTATGCTCGAAATTAGTTCTCCAACACAATGGTCATCAAACTTATTTTGAACAAGCACTTTTCTTTCTAAAATAGATTGCAAATATTTGCTTTTGCATATATCTGGAGTTTCTGAAAAGAGCATATTAAAACTGAACACAATAGCATAAGGCTCGGGATCTTCTTCAGCTTTTCCACCGTGAATTGAACCACAGTTGACAAATAAAAACTGTTTTGGTCCCAAAAAATACTCTTTGCCATCAACTCTAAAACTCGCTGTTCCCTTTTCAAGATAAACTATCTCAAATTCTTCATGCCAGTGAGGAAGAAGAGTATTGTTCTCATGAACAAATATATTTTCATAAACATTTATAGGAAATATAGCACTGCCGTGCTGAACCTTTTCTTTTAGCCTCAGTCTTTCATCCATTGTGATTTCCTCACTTTATTGTATGTTTTCAATAAAAACAATACATTAGTATCAAATAAATTTTACCACAACCACAACAAAATAAAAAGCTGCCGCAATCTAAAACTTGCGGCAGCTTTTCATCCACTGATAATATTTTATTTTTTCATCTTCATAACTTCTTTTGCTTTGTTGACAATCTCCTCTGCTGTGAGCTTGTAATATTTGAGAACATCCTCAGGCTTTCCTGACCTTCCAAACTCATCATTTACACCAACCATTTTTACCGGTACAGGATAGTTTTGAGCCAAAACCTCAGAAACAGCACTTCCAAAACCGCCTAAGATATTGTGCTCTTCTGCTGTGACAATGCAGCCAGTTATCTTTGCCACATCTAAAATCAAATCAACATCAATTGGTTTTATGCATGGCATATCAACAAGATATACCGAAACACCTTCATCCTGAAGCATTTTTGCTGCCTTTATAGCTTCATGTACCATAAGTCCTGTTGCCAAAATACCAACATCTTTCCCTTTTTGAAGAACAATACCTTTGCCAAGAGTAAGCTTCAGCTCTCCTTTTTTGTAAATTTCCTCAACACCAAGCCTGCCCAAACGAATATAAACAGGTCCTTCATGCTCAATCGCAAGTCTTACACACTCATAAGTTGATGTCGCATCAGCAGGTGATAATACTACCATGCCAGGGATAACCCTCATCAATGCTATATCTTCAAGCATCTGATGGGATGCACCATCTTCGCCGATTGACACACCTGCATGTGAGGCTCCAATCTTTACATTTAAGTGTGGATAACCTATTGAATTTCTCACCTGGTCATAAGCTCTTCCAGCAGCAAAGACCGCAAATGTACTTGCAAAAGGAATTTTGCCACATGTTGCAAATCCTGCTGCTGTTGCCATGAGGTCCTGTTCTGCAATTCCTATATTGAAAAACCTTTCAGGAAACTTTTTCTTGAAAATTTCTGTCCTTGTTGATTTTGAAAGGTCAGCATCAAGCACAACAATATTTTTATATATTTCCCCAAACTCAGCCAATGCCTGACCATATGCCTCTCTTGTTGCTATTTTTGCCATCTTATCCTTGCACCTCCAAACTTTCTAACTGCTTTTGCAACT includes the following:
- a CDS encoding ABC transporter substrate-binding protein, which codes for MKVSKKFFVVVSMLVIVSFILSNCFISNAGSSKLIKPLKPTSEAKNPITLTMYSAETNPNDDGFKSPVAQKIKELTGVTLKIEYAISAGAGQQKLQLMAASGDYPDLVYAKGDLQLLKNAGGVVQLDSLIEKYGPNIKKAYGKNLKRLRWSPQDPHIYCLGITTDNDATLDVNGGFMVQHRVVIEQNYPRIRTIKDFEDAIVKYWKKHPTTEGLPTIPLTLSADDWRTVISVTNPAFQATGAPDDGEFYVDPKTLKVIRHYKRPIEKEYFRWLNHLWNAGILDRETFVQKDDQYKAKIASGRVLALIDAGWAVGEPITALKKAGKYEYTYGYYPVTVNEKIKQCPPDVKVGYTGGWGVAITVKCKDKVRAIKFLDWMCTEDANILRQWGIEGVHHTYVNGKRVFISKIDQMRKTDPTFSKKTGIGAYVYPFPRLPNTYIDSTGNPITPDTRKEDIRKNYSDVEKKVLSAYKAEIWKDLFPKTNEYPEKTWGYLWMIAIDDPNIKTINDKIWNYTLSTIPKVVMAKEKDFDKVWNDFLAGFERLGNSKVEEYYTKRIKQNIELWTK
- a CDS encoding carbohydrate ABC transporter permease, which produces MKKKTAGDVVFEIFNYLLMIILAVITLYPFLHVLAVSLNDPYDTVKGGITIFPRKFTLVNYTETLNYPQIPWAVMITVLRTVIGTAIGVLSTAMVAYVINRKDFIARRPVAIMFIITMYVGGGLIPDYMLVRGLGLMNNFLVYILPGLISPFNVIVIKSYMEGIPPDLEESAMIDGANDFLIFWRIILPLCAPVIATISLFIAVGHWNSWFDTYLYCSSEPKLTTLQYELQKILSNATASSQVDYYSNLDPNRTMKVTPHSLRMAMTIIVTLPILLVYPFVQRYFIHGMTIGAVKS
- a CDS encoding ABC transporter permease codes for the protein MNSAKLTKKLWRQRYLILMIFPFIIWLIVFRYIPLWGWIMAFQDYKPGKPIWSQEWVGFKWFIEMFQDPDFYKAMRNTLVMSFMGLIFGFPLPIILALLLNEIKNIVFKRTVQTISYLPHFVSWVVVASLVSEILSPSGVINQILQKFHLTNYPVMFMADPRYFWWIVTFSDIWKELGWNTIIYLAAITSINPELYEAATVDGAGRFRKMINITLPGIMPTVIVLLILSIGNIINIGFEKQFLLRTAATRDVADVIDLYILTYGIGTGRYSFGTAAGVFKSVVSLILLIFANWFSKKATGYRMM
- a CDS encoding response regulator transcription factor; protein product: MLKTILIDDEPIILEGLQKIIDWESLGFEVVATAQDGIEGLEKIKKFKPEVALIDIRIPGIDGLTLINKLKEEKVNTKIIIISGYSEFEYAKEAIELGVESYLLKPVDPYLLQQKLEKVKQKISQEIELQKMMHTTQELGLEKVIEKLLLGTFEANEIDYFNGFYKLSLPWKKYQVAIVTFYNKGNQKFMEDRIFRFKSEVDGFLKRNKCGYTTVVNNHICILFKDFWYPFNSKSINILKENLMRIAGSQVIISIGSEVNDYNLIKKSFEEANRLLENRFLLGYKGIIYIGECKEYEKNRENKFNDKEYIEKLVMAIVLNGFDSINQILEKKTENLLYSDMSEEDVKINFLNFYIETLYKLLQDNLYKPVVEKYLCREILKNLYMQQTLTELKSLIKFYFVSLADEISKIDPKSFKRKIAEFIEKNYFADIKLEIIANAFGYNSSYFSKLFKKIFGENFTIYLDKVRIEKAKAFLKEGYKVCETSKKVGFDDVDYFCSKFKKYVGLSPKEYKEQIKK
- a CDS encoding sensor histidine kinase, with protein sequence MRFFFVNLKIKKKFILAFVISALIPQTILGIILFLNLRAIALENAIKDTRKNVEDVKIKLMDIVQNAVDISNKLYLDKKLLNILSTEYKDISEIYYDYNSYTELSNLMSIYHRNIYAIKIFAFNPTLLDTGEIIKVDQHIKAQKWFKKAIKGDGKILWDLVYDENPFRPQYYFSLIRLIKNSYGEKIGVMVIYIKKEKLEEILSLHLNTLVVNDDKVVVVAKDEKLIGKRLNFDLSLEDDCFFKNFNIYNQRTMAILGTISASESGNSFLKIISFFSKKKIFESVNRITFITFGLILINLLVSLLLMLLFSKLITDRIAILNKKVNEISHGNLDAQINILGNDEIGQLTENIKTMAKNIKNLIDQVYLAEIQKQQIIAKQREIQLEMLCNQINPHFLFNTLESIRMKAFCTGQHEIAHVVYLLSDLLRKSLEMTTDLISLEKEIEIVKEFLEIQKFRFGDKINYKIEVQENLFSSKVLPFIIQPLVENSIRHGIEPMIGKGSIEVKVFEEDEVIKIIVADNGVGMSKEKLEELLSSLDGKDKSHVGLKNVYHRLRLFYGDEARIYIDSELSKGTNVKIQIPKR
- the yicI gene encoding alpha-xylosidase; protein product: MKFTEGFWRVKEGVRLYHPAHLYDYEVTRDSVTVYAPAQFITNRGQTLQGPVFTMRFSSPFEDIIRVQIWHYKGQMDKKPYFEFYKEEGYCPLIEDSSDTIVITSGKLKATINKKGEWGVTYYYEDKYLTKNGYKYLGYAIMSDNTTYMREQLSLGVGECVYGLGERFTPFVKNGQTVDIWNEDGGTISEKAYKNIPFYITNRGYGVFVNDPGRVSFEVASENVERVQFSVKGEYLEYFIIGGSNMKNVLENYTKLTGRPKLPPAWSFGLWLTTSFITNYDEKTVTSFIDGMLERDIPLHVFHFDCFWMKDMHWVDFEWDKRVFPEPFKMLNGLKEKGIKICVWINPYVSQLSKLFDEGKEKGYFLKKANGDIWQTDDWQPGMAIVDFTNPEACKWYSEKLKELIKMGVDCFKTDFGERIPTDVVYFNGSDPEKMHNYYTYLYNKKVYEILEEVLGKGEAVVFARSATAGSQKFPVHWGGDCLASYESMAETLRGGLSLSLCGFGFWSHDIAGFESTATPDLYKRWVAFGLLSSHSRLHGNSAYKVPWLYDDEAVDVLRFFTKLKCRLMPYIFAKAKETVEKGIPVLRPMVLEFPDDPACEYLDRQYMLGDSLLVAPVFSTNGKVKYYVPEGTWTNILTGEKVVGGRWREEKHGYFSLPLLARPNSIIPIGSCDARPDYDYVNNVTLNVYELEDGKVACVVVNNVSGETELELEVKRNNGKILITVLKDSQKPWRLFFHGLGLKSQFNAIVNQKDNGSEVILEVASKEALLNIDKIYN
- a CDS encoding AraC family transcriptional regulator — its product is MDERLRLKEKVQHGSAIFPINVYENIFVHENNTLLPHWHEEFEIVYLEKGTASFRVDGKEYFLGPKQFLFVNCGSIHGGKAEEDPEPYAIVFSFNMLFSETPDICKSKYLQSILERKVLVQNKFDDHCVGELISSIITVWKEKPKGYELLVKGYLYTIFYHLFNRGYIITDTTDREFDLKIERIKSALDYINLNYSSELDIDMLAKVSNLSKFYFCRLFKEITHLTPVDYINKFRVEKAIELIKNTDMSISEIAFEVGFNSVSYFIKVFKEYVGTTPFKYKKI
- a CDS encoding transketolase family protein, with the translated sequence MAKIATREAYGQALAEFGEIYKNIVVLDADLSKSTRTEIFKKKFPERFFNIGIAEQDLMATAAGFATCGKIPFASTFAVFAAGRAYDQVRNSIGYPHLNVKIGASHAGVSIGEDGASHQMLEDIALMRVIPGMVVLSPADATSTYECVRLAIEHEGPVYIRLGRLGVEEIYKKGELKLTLGKGIVLQKGKDVGILATGLMVHEAIKAAKMLQDEGVSVYLVDMPCIKPIDVDLILDVAKITGCIVTAEEHNILGGFGSAVSEVLAQNYPVPVKMVGVNDEFGRSGKPEDVLKYYKLTAEEIVNKAKEVMKMKK